One genomic segment of Hevea brasiliensis isolate MT/VB/25A 57/8 chromosome 3, ASM3005281v1, whole genome shotgun sequence includes these proteins:
- the LOC110649698 gene encoding peroxidase RIP1-like produces the protein MASHGGIFYLSALIILAAAVASVSSSSLSPYYYDSVCPEALPTIKRLVEAAVYKEQRMGASLLRLHFHDCFVNGCDASILLDPSPTIDSEKNARPNLNSARGFEVIDQIKQAVDEVCGCSVVSCADVLAVVARDSVVALGGPTWNVELGRRDSTTASRAKADSDIPSPFMDLPALINNFKSQGLDERDLVALSGGHTIGFAQCFVFRNRIYNETNIDPEFAQQRRLTCPSIGGNSTLSPLDPTPAQFDTAYFTNLIQKRGLLHSDQQVFNGGSTDGLVNTYSTNAKAFSADFARSMIKMGNIKPLTGNEGQIRSNCRKVN, from the exons ATGGCTTCGCATGGCGGCATCTTTTATCTTTCTGCCTTGATTATATTGGCTGCTGCTGTTGCTAGTGTATCTTCATCTTCGCTTTCTCCTTATTACTATGACAGCGTGTGTCCCGAAGCTTTACCAACTATTAAACGACTCGTTGAGGCTGCAGTGTACAAAGAACAGCGGATGGGTGCTTCTTTACTACGCCTGCATTTCCACGACTGTTTTGTTAAT GGCTGTGATGCATCAATTCTTCTGGATCCTTCACCCACTATTGACAGTGAAAAGAATGCTCGCCCTAATTTAAACTCTGCTAGAGGATTTGAAGTTATCGACCAGATTAAGCAGGCAGTGGACGAAGTGTGTGGTTGCTCCGTGGTCTCCTGTGCAGACGTTTTGGCGGTCGTAGCCCGCGATTCTGTAGTTGCG CTTGGAGGGCCAACATGGAACGTGGAACTTGGGAGGAGAGACTCAACTACCGCTAGCAGGGCAAAGGCAGACAGTGACATCCCATCGCCATTTATGGACCTTCCTGCACTTATTAACAACTTCAAAAGCCAAGGTCTCGACGAAAGAGACCTTGTTGCTCTTTCTGGTGGCCATACTATAGGGTTTGCACAATGTTTTGTCTTCAGGAACCGAATCTACAATGAAACTAATATTGACCCTGAATTTGCACAACAGCGAAGATTAACTTGCCCAAGCATTGGTGGCAATTCGACCCTATCGCCTCTGGACCCAACACCTGCACAATTTGACACTGCATACTTCACCAATTTAATACAGAAAAGAGGTCTTCTTCATTCGGATCAACAAGTTTTTAATGGCGGCTCCACTGATGGTCTAGTAAACACTTACAGCACAAATGCCAAAGCTTTTTCTGCCGATTTTGCTAGGTCTATGATTAAGATGGGGAATATAAAACCACTGACAGGAAACGAAGGACAAATTCGTTCGAACTGCAGGAAGGTGAACTGA
- the LOC110649700 gene encoding uncharacterized protein LOC110649700, translated as MPNMFGGSSELPQKSFQIKQDDKFFSRLLSKESSMANPSFRVYYGDVTVAVPFMWESQPGTPKHSFGETTLPPLTPPPSYYSYSNKKPIKKHYSRSSLLNFLFSRINPKKTNNATSSSALSPTPSSASWSSLNSSSFLPSTPHERNRFSSLGSSFDSRAYDEEAAFGSPTSNHLCFGDGRRNRNGFNLKGCYAWW; from the coding sequence ATGCCTAATATGTTTGGTGGTAGCTCTGAGCTTCCTCAGAAGTCCTTCCAAATTAAGCAAGATGACAAGTTCTTCTCTAGGCTTCTTTCCAAGGAAAGCTCCATGGCTAACCCTTCTTTTCGTGTGTATTATGGTGATGTTACTGTTGCAGTCCCATTCATGTGGGAATCACAGCCAGGTACCCCTAAGCATTCCTTTGGTGAAACTACTCTTCCTCCACTCACTCCTCCTCCTTCCTACTACTCATATTCTAATAAAAAACCCATCAAGAAGCACTACTCAAGATCCAGTCTCTTGAACTTTCTGTTCTCAAGAATCAACCCCAAGAAAACCAATAATGCCACTTCTTCTTCTGCTTTATCGCCAACACCATCTTCTGCTTCATGGTCGTCATTGAACTCTTCTAGTTTTCTTCCATCTACACCTCACGAACGGAACAGGTTTTCTAGCCTTGGCTCATCATTTGATTCAAGGGCATATGATGAAGAAGCAGCCTTTGGATCACCTACTTCAAATCATCTGTGTTTTGGAGATGGTAGAAGAAATAGAAATGGGTTTAATCTTAAAGGATGCTACGCTTGGTGGTGA